One Setaria viridis chromosome 7, Setaria_viridis_v4.0, whole genome shotgun sequence genomic region harbors:
- the LOC117865340 gene encoding peptide methionine sulfoxide reductase A2-1: MSSSAATTTDGAANPALEPDTDAPAGEGLEVAQFAAGCFWSVELTYQRLPGVVRTEVGYSQGHHTEPTYELVCAHGTGHAEVVRLHYDPKACPYTALLDVFWAKINPTTLNRQGEGVGTQYRTGIYYYTAEQEKLARESLPEQQKKWEDEIVTEILPAKRFYPAEEYHQRHLEKGGQSAKKGCSDPMRLYG; this comes from the exons ATGTCGAGCTCCGCTGCAACCACCACCGACGGCGCCGCGAATCCGGCCCTGGAGCCGGACACGGACGCGCCCGCCGGCGAGGGCCTGGAGGTGGCGCAGTTCGCGGCGGGGTGCTTCTGGAGCGTGGAGCTGACGTACCAGCGGCTCCCCGGCGTGGTGCGCACGGAGGTCGGCTACTCGCAGGGCCACCACACCGAGCCCACGTACGAGCTCGTCTGCGCCCACGGCACCGGCCACGCCGAGGTGGTGCGCCTGCACTACGACCCCAAGGCGTGCCCCTAcaccgcgctcctcgacgtgttCTGGGCGAAGATCAACCCCACCACGCTCAACAGACAG gGTGAGGGCGTCGGGACGCAGTACCGGACGGGGATCTACTACTACACGGCGGAGCAGGAGAAGCTGGCGCGGGAGTCGCTGCCGGAGCAGCAGAAGAAGTGGGAGGACGAGATCGTCACCGAGATACTGCCGGCGAAACGGTTCTACCCGGCCGAGGAGTACCACCAGCGCCACCTCGAGAAGGGCGGCCAGTCCGCCAAGAAGGGATGCAGCGACCCCATGCGCTTGTACGGTTga
- the LOC117864759 gene encoding protein ROOT PRIMORDIUM DEFECTIVE 1-like, with amino-acid sequence MSTFTLQKQQCVRDHAFDGIMEVQKSVLRFHAPYSLILYAATPTAPPAAAVAALSHAFHLFLHPVHCMLHTRLTPRAAAALHAEVEAVAASLPSASIIRLRKLLLLAPPHHRLEHIRLLRRDLDFPDDFAESIIQSNRSLFRLTLDGFVELLASPTLRLSILKKGETFSPLAPSLPSFFHPSPLSLQNLDCGLITKMLRDFFVK; translated from the exons ATGTCCACCTTCACCCTTCAGAAGCAGCAGTGCGTCCGCGACCACGCTTTCGACGGCATCATGGAGGTCCAGAAGAGCGTCTTACGCTTCCACGCCCCCTACTCCCTCATCCTCTACGCTGCCACCCCGACCGCGCCTCCCGCGGCGGCAGTAGCGGCGTTGT CACACGCCTtccacctcttcctccaccCCGTCCACTGCATGCTCCACACCCGCCTCACCCCGcgtgccgccgcggcgctccaTGCCGAGGTCGAGGCTGTCGCCGCCAGCCTCCCTTCCGCCTCCATCATCCGCCTCcgcaagctcctcctcctcgcgccccCGCACCACCGCCTCGAGCACATCCGCCTTCTCCGCCGCGACCTCGACTTCCCCGACGATTTCGCCGAATCCATCATTCAGTCCAACCGCTCCCTCTTCCGCCTCACCCTCGACGGCTTCGTCGAGCTCCTGGCCTCCCCCACCCTTCGCCTCTCTATTTTGAAGAAAGGAGAAACTTTTTCCCCTTTAGCACCCTCACTTCCCTCCTTTTTTCACCCGAGTCCCCTCTCTCTTCAaaatttggactgcgggttgattactaaAATGTTAAGGGATTTTTTTGTAAAATGA
- the LOC117864760 gene encoding cinnamoyl-CoA reductase 1-like, translating to MVPNPNWPTNKVVDEDCWADIKLLKKVQRIGLRWEGGIAMAVLNPGIVLGPMSVTSLDARGHVVLLSSDELELCNEYNVWDGTGYKKYLGEKRDQTTQAKKLDLDDIYIGCVDVRDIAHSLMVLYDNSSAQGRHLCLESIERFVDFTNSIADLYPEHPVHR from the exons ATGGTACCGAACCCCAACTGGCCCACGAACAAGGTTGTAGATGAGGACTGTTGGGCCGACATCAAGCTCCTCAAGAAAGTTCAG CGTATTGGACTTCGCTGGGAAGGAGGGATTGCAATGGCTGTGCTCAATCCAGGGATAGTACTGGGTCCAAT GTCAGTCACATCATTAGACGCTAGGGGCCACGTGGTACTTTTATCTTCTGATGAATTGGAACTTTGCAACGAGTACAATGTATGGGATGGTACTGGGTACAAAAAGTACCTAGGCGAGAAGCGTGATCAAACTACCCAGGCGAAGAAGCTTGATCTGGATGACATCTACATTGGCTGCGTCGATGTGAGGGACATCGCACATTCTCTGATGGTGTTGTACGACAACTCATCAGCACAAGGACGCCACTTGTGCTTGGAATCCATTGAACGCTTCGTCGATTTCACCAATAGCATTGCTGATCTTTACCCTGAACATCCGGTTCATAGGTGA
- the LOC117863213 gene encoding Bowman-Birk type trypsin inhibitor encodes MKISSGTMGTSPIVVLATLVVAGLAATAAARPSAHANPIRLPTSGRPWECCDYVVRDPNFRPGRWQCNDVADACSPNCHECEASPAGDGGYVCRDWIVSLLEPPVCTPRPWDCCDVAVCTRAYIPYCWCADKVEACPGNCKECELVESDPAPRYRCVDQFHGYPGPKCTPWMISKGN; translated from the coding sequence ATGAAGATCAGCAGCGGCACAATGGGCACTAGTCCCATCGTCGTCCTCGCGacgctcgtcgtcgccggcctcgccgccaccgccgcggccaggCCTTCCGCCCACGCCAACCCAATCCGCCTCCCCACCAGCGGCCGGCCGTGGGAGTGCTGCGACTACGTCGTGCGGGACCCGAActtcaggccggggaggtggcaGTGCAACGACGTTGCCGACGCGTGCTCCCCGAACTGCCACGAGTGCGAGGCGTCGccggccggcgatggcggctACGTGTGCCGCGACTGGATCGTGAGCCTGCTCGAGCCCCCGGTGTGCACGCCGCGGCCGTGGGACTGCTGCGACGTCGCCGTCTGCACCAGGGCGTACATCCCGTACTGCTGGTGCGCCGACAAGGTGGAGGCGTGCCCGGGCAACTGCAAGGAGTGCGAGCTGGTGGAGTCGGACCCCGCGCCTCGCTACCGCTGCGTCGACCAGTTCCACGGCTATCCTGGGCCCAAGTGCACGCCGTGGATGATCAGCAAGGGCAACTAG
- the LOC117864761 gene encoding small ribosomal subunit protein uS17c, which translates to MLPDTLVGVLFPPSLRASPSPQQLQPRPAGLLQIEVAKQLTGQVVTTKADKTVGVEVVRLALHPKYKRRERIKKKYQVHKPENQFKVGDVVELRSSRPISKTKHFITVPLPPRDTRRKSQLLPPLQSQQADGDQPPPSPASAAMRNEPTAHSSCAIFPTATCV; encoded by the coding sequence ATGCTTCCGGACACATTGGTTGGGGTCCTCTTCCCGCCGTCGCTGCGGGCCTCGCCCTCCCcacagcagctgcagccacGGCCAGCGGGGCTCCTCCAGATCGAGGTGGCGAAGCAGCTGACGGGGCAGGTGGTGACGACCAAGGCAGACAAGACAGTGGGCGTGGAGGTGGTGCGCCTGGCACTGCACCCCAAGTACAAGCGGCGGGAGCGCATCAAGAAGAAGTACCAGGTGCACAAACCGGAGAACCAGTTCAAGGTCGGCGATGTCGTGGAGCTCCGTAGCTCCCGCCCCATCTCCAAGACCAAGCACTTCATCACCGTCCCGCTCCCGCCCCGCGACACCCGCCGCAAGTCGCAGCTCCTCCCGCCGCTCCAGTCGCAGCAGGCCGACGGCGACCAGCCACCGCCGTCTCCAGCATCAGCAGCAATGCGGAATGAACCCACTGCTCACTCTAGTTGTGCAATTTTTCCTACTGCTACTTGTGTTTGA
- the LOC117863035 gene encoding Bowman-Birk type trypsin inhibitor: protein MKSSGAMGTTTPAVVLATMLVVALHVGLAAATHSDTDTIIRLPTGVRGDDSPWECCDFIERDPSFRPPRWQCNDVLGECSANCKKCEEALAGDGYVCRDWVTSIVQPPVCTPRPWDCCDFAVCTRAYVPTCWCADKVDKCSSHCKDCSEVEKDPRRYRCLDRFLGYPGPKCTPWSSKEEGN from the coding sequence ATGAAGAGCAgcggtgccatgggcactactaCTCCGGCGGTTGTCCTTGCGACGATGCTCGTCGTCGCTCTTCacgtcggcctcgccgccgccacgcacTCCGACACCGACACGATTATTCGTCTCCCCACCGGCGTCCGTGGTGATGACTCGCCGTGGGAGTGCTGCGACTTCATCGAGCGGGACCCGTCGTTCCGGCCGCCGAGGTGGCAGTGCAACGACGTCCTGGGCGAGTGCTCCGCCAACTGCAAGAAGTGCGAGGaggcgctcgccggcgacggctaCGTCTGCCGCGACTGGGTCACGAGCATCGTCCAGCCGCCGGTGTGCACGCCGAGGCCGTGGGATTGCTGCGACTTCGCCGTCTGCACCAGGGCGTACGTCCCCACCTGCTGGTGCGCCGACAAGGTGGACAAGTGCTCCAGCCACTGCAAGGATTGCTCGGAGGTGGAGAAGGACCCGCGCCGCTACCGCTGCCTCGACCGATTCCTCGGCTATCCTGGGCCCAAGTGCACGCCATGGAGCAGCAAGGAGGAGGGCAACTAG